A part of Paenarthrobacter sp. A20 genomic DNA contains:
- a CDS encoding helix-turn-helix domain-containing protein, which translates to MKVSTLLAPLPAGVADGVFPAGCPSRTVLDHITSKWGVLILLSLSEGDQRWSELRRRAEGISEKMLAQTLKTLERDGLVRRDARPVIPPRVDYSLTERGRELTALLIPLVTWAFDNAEEIIGGQS; encoded by the coding sequence ATGAAAGTAAGTACCCTCTTGGCTCCCCTCCCTGCCGGCGTCGCGGACGGTGTCTTCCCAGCCGGCTGCCCGAGCAGGACGGTACTGGACCACATCACCAGCAAATGGGGCGTGCTGATCCTGCTGTCGCTGTCCGAAGGAGATCAGCGATGGAGCGAACTGCGCCGACGGGCTGAGGGCATCAGCGAGAAAATGCTGGCCCAAACCCTGAAAACGCTCGAACGGGACGGACTGGTACGCCGCGACGCACGACCCGTCATCCCGCCGCGCGTGGACTACAGCCTGACTGAACGCGGCCGCGAGCTCACGGCACTGCTGATCCCCCTGGTGACCTGGGCCTTCGATAATGCCGAAGAAATCATCGGCGGCCAAAGTTAG
- a CDS encoding SDR family oxidoreductase, with product MSIVITGATGQLGRHVIEALLERNVPADSIVATGRSIEKLSGFVARGVRAAAMDYDDAASVAQALKGATKVLLISGSAVGQRVEQHRTVIEAAKAEGVELLAYTSIANADTTRMKLAAEHQATESILKESGVPFALLRNSWYIENYTDQLPGTLAQGALAGSAGNGKVSGASRADYAQAAAAVLVAEHQAGKIYELGGDEAFTLDELAAEISAASGKSIEYRDLPADQYADLLTGAGVPEGFAQILADTDLGIGRGELLVTTGDLRKLIGRPATPLSDAVRSAAAAI from the coding sequence ATGAGCATCGTCATTACCGGAGCAACAGGCCAGCTGGGCCGCCACGTCATAGAGGCCCTGCTCGAGCGCAATGTCCCCGCTGACAGCATTGTTGCCACCGGCCGCTCCATCGAAAAGCTGTCCGGCTTTGTTGCCCGCGGCGTTCGCGCGGCTGCAATGGACTACGACGACGCTGCTTCGGTGGCCCAAGCGCTTAAGGGTGCCACCAAGGTCCTTCTCATTTCGGGAAGCGCCGTCGGTCAGCGGGTAGAGCAGCACCGCACGGTCATCGAGGCAGCAAAGGCCGAGGGCGTGGAGCTTCTGGCCTACACCAGCATTGCCAACGCAGACACCACCCGCATGAAGCTGGCCGCAGAGCACCAGGCCACGGAATCCATCCTCAAAGAATCCGGCGTTCCCTTCGCCCTCCTTCGCAACAGCTGGTACATCGAGAACTACACCGATCAGCTGCCGGGAACGCTTGCGCAGGGGGCGCTTGCTGGCAGCGCCGGAAACGGCAAGGTCAGCGGCGCTTCCCGCGCAGACTATGCACAAGCTGCAGCCGCGGTTCTGGTCGCGGAGCACCAGGCCGGCAAGATCTACGAACTGGGTGGGGACGAGGCCTTTACCTTGGACGAGCTGGCCGCCGAAATCAGCGCTGCATCAGGGAAGTCCATCGAATACCGAGACCTCCCGGCAGACCAGTACGCCGATCTCTTGACGGGCGCAGGGGTACCGGAAGGCTTCGCGCAGATCCTGGCCGATACCGATCTGGGCATTGGCCGCGGCGAACTGTTGGTCACCACCGGTGATCTCCGGAAACTGATCGGGCGCCCGGCAACTCCCTTGTCCGACGCCGTGCGCTCCGCAGCTGCTGCAATCTGA
- a CDS encoding amino acid permease, giving the protein MQQTKLAAESSVLQAAGTALSRGLNVRHIRFMALGSAIGTGLFYGSASAIQKAGPAVLLAYIIGGAAVFMVMRALGEMAVRHPVSGSFGQYASKYLGPFAGFVTGWTYVFEMAIVAIADVTAFSIYMGFWFPQVERWIWVLAIILFLGAMNLLSVKVFGELEFWFSLIKVVAIVAMIVGGAAIVVFGFQTGDGGGVAPGLGNLVNHGGLFPNGFEGLLAAFAVVMFAFGGIETIGITAGEAANPKKVIPQAVNTVPVRVLLFYVLTLGVLMSIFPWNEIGSSGSPFVQIFDGLGIPAAPHILNAVVITAALSAINSDIFGAGRILFGLAQQGHAPKSFSKISRHGVPWMTVVMMGGILLVGVVLNAVIPEDVFVLIASIATFATVWVWVMILASHVAMKREIKRKGLPASEFGSPLWPAASILTMAFMAMVIVILGVFEDTRVALYVGGTWLVLLFVAYKLWVRGGGLRRAELVDETA; this is encoded by the coding sequence ATGCAACAGACCAAGCTGGCTGCGGAGAGCTCTGTGCTCCAAGCCGCGGGTACGGCGCTCAGCCGAGGCCTCAACGTCCGCCACATCCGCTTTATGGCACTCGGATCCGCGATCGGCACGGGCCTCTTCTACGGCTCCGCCTCCGCCATCCAAAAGGCCGGACCGGCCGTCCTGCTCGCCTACATCATCGGCGGCGCGGCCGTGTTCATGGTGATGCGCGCCCTCGGCGAAATGGCAGTTCGACACCCCGTGTCGGGCTCGTTCGGCCAGTACGCCAGCAAGTATCTGGGACCGTTCGCAGGCTTTGTGACCGGGTGGACCTACGTGTTCGAGATGGCGATCGTAGCCATTGCCGACGTCACGGCCTTCAGTATCTACATGGGCTTCTGGTTCCCTCAGGTGGAGAGATGGATCTGGGTGCTCGCGATCATCCTGTTCCTGGGCGCCATGAACCTGCTCAGCGTGAAGGTGTTCGGTGAGCTCGAGTTCTGGTTCTCGCTCATCAAGGTGGTGGCGATTGTCGCCATGATCGTCGGAGGCGCAGCGATCGTCGTGTTCGGCTTCCAAACGGGCGACGGCGGTGGCGTGGCACCGGGGCTGGGGAACCTCGTGAACCACGGCGGTTTGTTCCCGAACGGTTTCGAGGGGCTACTGGCCGCGTTCGCCGTCGTGATGTTTGCCTTCGGCGGGATCGAAACGATCGGTATCACCGCCGGCGAAGCGGCCAATCCCAAGAAGGTCATCCCGCAGGCAGTCAACACTGTTCCGGTCCGCGTTCTGCTCTTCTATGTCCTGACCTTGGGCGTGCTGATGAGCATCTTCCCGTGGAATGAAATCGGCAGCAGTGGAAGCCCGTTCGTGCAGATCTTTGACGGACTGGGCATCCCTGCCGCTCCGCATATCCTCAATGCCGTGGTCATCACGGCTGCTCTCTCGGCGATCAACAGCGACATTTTCGGCGCCGGCCGCATCCTGTTTGGACTGGCCCAGCAGGGCCACGCACCCAAGAGCTTCAGCAAGATCTCCCGCCATGGTGTTCCGTGGATGACCGTGGTGATGATGGGCGGAATCCTGCTGGTGGGCGTCGTCCTGAATGCCGTCATTCCAGAGGACGTGTTCGTGCTGATTGCATCGATCGCCACGTTCGCCACCGTGTGGGTCTGGGTGATGATCCTCGCTTCGCACGTCGCCATGAAGCGGGAGATCAAGCGCAAGGGCCTGCCGGCGTCGGAATTCGGTTCACCGCTGTGGCCTGCCGCGTCCATCCTGACCATGGCGTTCATGGCCATGGTGATCGTGATCCTCGGCGTTTTCGAGGACACCCGGGTAGCCCTGTATGTAGGTGGCACGTGGCTGGTGCTGCTGTTCGTGGCCTACAAACTGTGGGTCCGCGGTGGAGGGCTGCGCCGGGCAGAGCTGGTGGACGAAACCGCCTGA
- a CDS encoding IclR family transcriptional regulator produces the protein MTTSPMAPGKATSKVPAAENTLRILKLLASRRGPMAASNIATALGLPRSSVYHLLGVMEANGFVLHLHEEQRYGLGISAFELSSAYSRQEPLSRLGRPMLASLVDVIGESAHLAVLHGRDVLYIVEERAKNRPSLVTDVGVRLPSHLTASGRAILAALPKSQVRALYPNAAAFTSRHEVEFPIMKYSALSSHLDQVRQRGYATENGEITPGFCSIAAAVTDHVGWPTAAVAVTFLEDKVPAEQWPVLAARIRKAADELSVRIHGRPAQ, from the coding sequence ATGACAACGTCGCCAATGGCACCAGGCAAGGCCACCTCCAAAGTCCCTGCCGCCGAAAACACGCTGCGGATCCTGAAACTGTTGGCCTCGCGCCGTGGTCCCATGGCGGCGTCGAATATTGCCACCGCGCTGGGTCTCCCGCGCTCCAGCGTGTATCACCTGCTGGGTGTGATGGAGGCCAATGGCTTCGTCCTGCACCTGCATGAGGAACAGCGTTATGGTCTGGGCATCAGCGCCTTCGAGCTCAGCTCGGCCTACTCACGCCAGGAACCACTGTCGCGTCTTGGCCGGCCCATGCTTGCTTCGCTGGTGGACGTGATCGGCGAGAGCGCCCACCTCGCCGTGCTCCATGGCCGCGACGTTCTCTACATCGTGGAGGAACGCGCCAAGAACCGCCCGAGCCTGGTGACCGACGTCGGGGTCCGCCTGCCCAGTCACCTCACGGCCTCGGGCCGCGCGATTCTGGCCGCCCTGCCAAAGTCGCAGGTCCGTGCCCTTTACCCCAACGCCGCAGCCTTTACCTCACGGCACGAGGTGGAGTTCCCCATCATGAAGTACTCCGCATTGTCCTCGCATTTGGACCAGGTGCGCCAGCGTGGCTACGCCACGGAAAACGGCGAAATTACGCCGGGGTTCTGCTCCATCGCGGCCGCAGTGACGGACCACGTTGGATGGCCGACGGCGGCAGTCGCCGTCACGTTCTTGGAGGACAAGGTGCCGGCTGAGCAATGGCCGGTGCTGGCTGCCCGCATCCGCAAAGCGGCAGACGAGTTGTCGGTCCGGATCCACGGGCGCCCTGCCCAGTAG
- a CDS encoding urocanate hydratase, with protein sequence MAPADFTTGARPVKAARGTELTAKSWQTEAPLRMLMNNLDPEVAERPDDLVVYGGTGRAVRSWAAFDAITRTLETMEKDETLLVQSGKPVGVFRTHEWAPRVLLANSNLVGDWATWPEFRRLEAEGLMMYGQMTAGSWIYIGTQGILQGTYETFAAVGNKLAAEGRHPAPAAEGSTEGPLAGTLTLTGGCGGMGGAQPLAVTLNDGACLIVDVDETRLRRRAGKRYLDEVETDLDAAIAKVQKAKDERRGWSVGYVGNAAEVFPELLRRHKAGEVTFDVVTDQTSAHDPLSYLPEGITVNEWHTEAEADPEGFTKKAQASMARHVQAMVEFQDAGSEVFDYGNSIRDEARKGGYERAFEFPGFVPAYIRPLFCEGLGPFRWVALSGDPEDIAVTDKAIKELFPENTHLHKWLDAAADRVEFEGLPARICWLGYGERAKAGLLFNQLVKEGKVKAPIVIGRDHLDSGSVASPYRETESMADGSDAIADWPLLNALINTSSGATWVSIHHGGGVGIGRSLHAGQVSVADGTDLAAEKLERLLTNDPGMGVIRHVDAGYDRAVEVANERGVRIPMNEK encoded by the coding sequence ATGGCACCCGCCGATTTCACCACTGGTGCCCGTCCGGTCAAGGCCGCCCGGGGTACTGAACTTACTGCCAAGTCGTGGCAGACCGAGGCGCCGTTGCGCATGCTGATGAACAACCTGGATCCCGAGGTCGCTGAGCGCCCGGATGATCTGGTGGTGTACGGAGGCACGGGCCGTGCTGTGCGTTCCTGGGCTGCGTTTGATGCGATCACCCGGACCCTGGAAACCATGGAGAAGGACGAGACGCTGCTGGTGCAGTCGGGGAAGCCGGTGGGTGTGTTCCGCACCCACGAGTGGGCGCCCCGTGTTCTCCTCGCCAACTCCAACCTCGTCGGTGACTGGGCCACGTGGCCTGAGTTCCGCCGGCTCGAGGCTGAGGGTTTGATGATGTACGGCCAGATGACGGCTGGTTCCTGGATCTATATCGGCACCCAGGGCATCCTGCAGGGCACCTACGAAACCTTTGCCGCCGTCGGAAACAAGTTGGCTGCTGAGGGACGCCACCCGGCACCCGCCGCGGAGGGTTCCACCGAGGGGCCGCTGGCCGGGACGCTGACGTTGACGGGTGGTTGTGGTGGCATGGGCGGGGCCCAGCCGCTGGCCGTGACCCTGAACGACGGCGCCTGCTTGATCGTGGACGTCGATGAGACCCGTCTCCGCCGCCGCGCCGGCAAGCGCTACCTGGACGAGGTCGAAACGGACCTGGATGCTGCGATCGCGAAGGTCCAGAAGGCCAAGGACGAGCGCCGTGGCTGGTCCGTCGGTTACGTGGGTAACGCCGCGGAAGTGTTCCCGGAACTGCTGCGCCGCCACAAGGCCGGCGAGGTCACTTTTGATGTGGTCACCGACCAGACCAGTGCGCATGACCCCCTGTCCTACCTGCCCGAAGGCATCACCGTCAACGAGTGGCACACCGAAGCCGAGGCGGATCCGGAAGGGTTCACCAAGAAGGCCCAGGCTTCGATGGCCCGCCACGTCCAGGCGATGGTGGAGTTCCAGGACGCCGGCTCTGAGGTGTTCGATTACGGCAACTCCATCCGGGATGAGGCACGCAAGGGCGGGTACGAGCGGGCGTTCGAGTTCCCCGGCTTCGTGCCGGCCTATATCCGGCCGTTGTTCTGCGAGGGTTTGGGCCCGTTCCGCTGGGTCGCGCTCTCCGGTGACCCGGAAGACATCGCCGTAACGGACAAAGCCATCAAGGAACTGTTCCCGGAGAACACCCACCTGCACAAGTGGCTCGATGCCGCGGCGGACCGGGTGGAGTTCGAGGGCCTCCCGGCACGTATTTGCTGGCTCGGGTACGGCGAACGTGCCAAGGCCGGGTTGTTGTTCAACCAGCTCGTGAAGGAGGGCAAGGTCAAGGCCCCGATCGTGATCGGCCGTGACCACCTGGATTCGGGTTCCGTGGCGTCTCCATACCGTGAGACGGAGTCCATGGCTGACGGGTCCGACGCGATTGCTGACTGGCCGTTGCTGAACGCCCTGATCAACACCTCTTCGGGCGCTACCTGGGTTTCGATCCACCACGGCGGCGGTGTCGGTATTGGCCGGTCCCTGCACGCCGGACAGGTTTCGGTCGCCGACGGCACCGACCTGGCTGCCGAGAAGCTCGAACGGCTCCTGACCAACGACCCCGGTATGGGCGTCATCCGCCACGTCGACGCCGGCTACGACCGCGCCGTCGAAGTCGCCAACGAACGCGGCGTCCGCATCCCCATGAATGAGAAGTAA
- the hutH gene encoding histidine ammonia-lyase, whose product MTITSNEQLTVTLGSSGVTPEDVVAVARHDAKVTIAQDALDNVAKVRAHIDDLATSDVPAYGISTGFGALANRHIPNDLRTQLQKSLIRSHAAGMGPAVEREVVRGIMFLRAKTLASGRTGVRPVVLQTMVDVLNAGITPLVREFGSLGCSGDLAPLSHCALVLMGEGEAMGPDGELYGTAGKPPVAELLTQHGIEPVTLAEKEGLALVNGTEGMLGMLLMAIADIRLLLATADVTAALSVEALLGTDQVFLPELHAALRPHPGQAASADNMLRVLSNSPIVASHRINDTKVQDAYSLRCAPQVAGAVRDTVDHAALVASRELAAAIDNPVVLPDGRVTSNGNFHGAPVAYVLDFLAIAVADLSSIAERRTDRMLDPARSHGLPAFLAGDPGVDSGLMIAQYTQAGLVSDNKRLAVPASVDSIPSSAMQEDHVSMGWHAARKLRKAVENLRRVLAVELVTSARAIDMRTQMSDGELTPGPAGTAVLEVLREVVQGPGTDRFLSPELEAADRLVGSGAVRAAAESAVGILA is encoded by the coding sequence ATGACCATTACATCCAACGAACAGCTCACCGTCACCCTCGGCTCCAGCGGCGTCACGCCGGAAGACGTCGTCGCCGTCGCACGCCACGATGCCAAGGTGACCATCGCCCAGGACGCCCTGGACAACGTTGCCAAGGTCCGCGCCCACATTGACGACCTCGCCACCAGCGATGTCCCCGCCTACGGCATTTCCACGGGCTTCGGCGCGCTGGCCAACCGCCACATCCCCAACGACCTCCGCACCCAGCTGCAGAAGTCGCTGATCCGCAGCCACGCTGCCGGCATGGGCCCGGCCGTGGAACGTGAAGTGGTCCGCGGCATCATGTTCCTCCGCGCCAAGACCCTGGCCTCCGGCCGCACAGGCGTCCGCCCCGTGGTCCTGCAGACCATGGTGGACGTCCTCAACGCCGGCATCACCCCGCTGGTCCGCGAGTTCGGTTCACTGGGCTGCTCCGGCGACCTCGCCCCGCTGTCCCACTGTGCGCTGGTCCTCATGGGCGAAGGCGAAGCAATGGGTCCCGACGGCGAACTGTACGGAACCGCAGGCAAGCCGCCTGTCGCTGAGCTTCTTACGCAGCACGGCATCGAGCCGGTCACCCTTGCCGAGAAGGAGGGCCTGGCCCTCGTCAACGGCACCGAAGGCATGCTCGGCATGCTGCTGATGGCCATCGCCGATATCCGCTTGCTCCTTGCGACGGCGGATGTCACCGCCGCGCTCAGCGTCGAGGCGCTGCTCGGCACGGACCAGGTGTTCCTCCCGGAGCTCCACGCCGCACTCAGGCCGCACCCCGGCCAGGCTGCCAGTGCGGACAACATGCTGCGGGTGCTGTCCAACTCGCCGATCGTCGCATCCCACCGGATCAACGACACCAAGGTCCAGGACGCCTACTCGCTGCGCTGCGCTCCGCAGGTTGCCGGCGCTGTCCGCGACACCGTGGACCACGCCGCGCTGGTGGCGTCCCGCGAGCTCGCCGCAGCGATCGACAACCCGGTGGTCCTCCCGGACGGCCGCGTGACGTCCAACGGCAACTTCCACGGCGCTCCCGTGGCCTACGTCCTGGACTTCCTGGCCATCGCCGTGGCGGACCTGAGCTCCATCGCCGAACGACGCACGGACCGTATGCTCGATCCCGCCCGCTCGCACGGACTGCCGGCCTTCCTCGCCGGAGACCCCGGCGTTGACTCCGGCCTGATGATCGCCCAGTACACCCAGGCCGGCCTGGTCTCGGATAACAAGCGCCTGGCCGTTCCGGCGTCGGTGGACTCGATCCCGAGCTCCGCCATGCAGGAAGACCACGTGTCCATGGGCTGGCACGCTGCCCGGAAGCTGCGCAAGGCCGTGGAGAACCTCCGCCGAGTGCTCGCCGTCGAGCTTGTCACCAGCGCCCGTGCCATTGACATGCGGACGCAAATGTCCGACGGCGAACTCACCCCGGGTCCCGCCGGTACGGCTGTGCTTGAGGTGCTTCGTGAAGTGGTCCAGGGTCCCGGTACCGACAGGTTCCTGTCGCCGGAACTGGAAGCGGCTGACCGTTTGGTCGGCTCCGGAGCGGTCCGCGCGGCCGCCGAATCCGCCGTCGGCATATTGGCCTGA